In the genome of Acetonema longum DSM 6540, one region contains:
- a CDS encoding M23 family metallopeptidase, protein MSKYPKIIYILATLLEISGLSIADTISWHQIGNETPQSFAAVASAKRRPLKLVTGRLELQQGDILSLRLLNVPKGIQPEAKTDLGMSVFVPVGDQEWFAAIPVSNTREPGRYTVHIQAGKTAFATEVTVLAFNFDRQNLIINTKSQAIREATSDASYQEFNAKFLPVYNLFDRTRYWSGTFTHPVKGRISTNFGEIRITNGDPASKRTHRGMDFAVDTGTPVLAPNAGRVVFAQRLLLTGYTVVIEHGGGLKSIYYHMNSITVSVDQIVQQGTQIGTVGSTGYSTGPHLHYEMRIGNQAVSPSLLFAPEAGLYSAEANDTTL, encoded by the coding sequence GTGAGCAAATACCCTAAAATCATATACATCCTGGCAACTCTGCTGGAAATCAGTGGATTAAGCATAGCAGACACTATTTCATGGCACCAAATTGGCAACGAAACGCCACAGTCCTTCGCCGCTGTGGCAAGCGCGAAACGCCGGCCTCTGAAGCTGGTGACAGGAAGGCTGGAACTGCAGCAGGGGGACATTCTGTCTTTGCGGCTGCTGAATGTACCTAAAGGCATTCAGCCGGAGGCCAAGACAGATCTGGGAATGTCCGTATTCGTGCCTGTCGGAGACCAGGAATGGTTCGCAGCCATCCCGGTGAGCAATACACGGGAACCGGGCCGGTACACAGTACACATTCAGGCAGGGAAAACGGCCTTCGCTACGGAAGTCACGGTACTCGCCTTTAATTTTGACCGGCAGAACCTGATCATTAATACGAAAAGCCAGGCTATTCGCGAGGCGACCAGCGATGCGTCCTACCAAGAATTTAATGCCAAATTTCTGCCCGTCTATAACCTGTTTGACAGGACCCGTTACTGGAGCGGCACTTTTACCCATCCTGTAAAGGGACGGATCAGCACCAATTTCGGAGAAATCCGCATCACTAACGGGGATCCTGCTTCCAAGCGGACCCACAGAGGCATGGATTTTGCCGTAGATACAGGAACGCCGGTGCTGGCCCCCAACGCCGGCCGCGTGGTCTTTGCCCAGCGGCTGTTGCTTACCGGCTATACAGTGGTCATTGAACATGGCGGCGGGCTCAAAAGCATCTATTATCATATGAACAGCATTACTGTGTCAGTGGACCAGATAGTACAGCAAGGAACACAAATCGGGACCGTTGGCAGCACGGGCTATTCCACCGGTCCTCACCTGCATTATGAAATGCGCATTGGCAATCAAGCCGTCAGCCCCTCCCTGCTGTTCGCCCCAGAAGCAGGCCTCTACAGCGCCGAGGCGAATGACACCACGCTGTAG